One Sphaerisporangium krabiense DNA segment encodes these proteins:
- a CDS encoding ATP-binding protein: MYGVGSRRFYAIATWHVLRPLIVQARAVEELRTLMREAERAAASPPVVPSFVPSQTSVTARRTPPSLPGAPMPATPDGLRTVCWDLPDDLSVIGEARRLVGRTLAAWRLGHLTDDVILVVDEILANAVTHGEPPIRLSLWGTSAELCVRVTDHGSDLPRHLDLGVDAVHGRGLIIVAAVADEHGVTPLADGPGKSVWARWRQITRTVGESHAAPATRTVEAPSADNV, encoded by the coding sequence ATGTACGGCGTGGGCAGTAGACGGTTCTACGCCATCGCCACGTGGCACGTGCTGCGACCGCTCATCGTTCAGGCGCGTGCCGTCGAGGAACTGCGCACGCTGATGCGGGAGGCCGAGCGGGCCGCGGCTTCCCCGCCGGTGGTGCCGTCCTTCGTACCTTCTCAGACGTCTGTCACGGCGCGGCGTACCCCGCCATCCCTTCCAGGAGCACCTATGCCCGCTACGCCGGACGGCTTGCGTACCGTCTGCTGGGATCTTCCCGACGATCTTTCAGTGATCGGCGAGGCTCGCCGACTCGTGGGGCGCACCCTGGCGGCCTGGCGACTCGGGCACCTCACGGACGACGTGATCCTCGTCGTCGACGAGATCTTGGCGAATGCCGTGACCCACGGCGAGCCGCCGATCAGGCTCTCTCTCTGGGGCACCTCGGCGGAGCTGTGCGTCCGTGTCACCGATCACGGTTCTGATCTGCCCCGTCACCTTGATCTCGGGGTCGATGCCGTGCACGGCCGTGGGCTGATCATCGTCGCCGCCGTGGCCGACGAGCATGGTGTCACCCCGCTGGCGGATGGTCCCGGCAAGAGCGTCTGGGCTCGATGGCGGCAGATCACACGAACCGTGGGCGAGTCCCACGCGGCCCCGGCCACGCGTACGGTCGAGGCGCCGTCTGCGGACAATGTCTGA